The sequence TGCGGACTGCCTCGTCCGCCGTCGGCACCAGCAGCCACAGCCACGCGTACAGGAGCAGGCCCGCTCCCCCGCCGACGGCCAGCAGGACCATGGCTGCCCGCACCAGCTGCACGGGCGCTCCCAGATGGTCCGCCAGCCCGGCGCAGACGCCGGCAATGAGCCGGTCATTGGAACGGACGAGGGGTGCGCGCATGGCTTAATCCAAACACGGCCAGGCAACCGAAAGGGACCGTAGTCAGGGAGACTTCGGGGCAGGTCGGGGACGGTTCAGGGTAGCCCCCCATAGAATCCGCACCGCCCCGTTGGAATGATCGGGGTATGACTTCCAATCCCTCTGACCCCACCGGTCCGGAACGTCCCGGGGACGCGCCCGGCCGGGACGTTCCGGAAGAGCGGCAACAGCCCACTGACCATAACGACGGCGGGACCTCCTCGAGCGGCGACCTGCCCCCAGGCAGCAGTGGCCCCGTGACCGGCAGCGTTCCGCCGATGCCCGGCAGCATCCCGCAGCCGGACAGCAACAGCTTCTTCAACTGGTTCCGCAGCCTGGGCATGCCGCGCGGCGCGGACCGCTGGATCGGCGGCGTCGCCTCCGGCGTCGGACACCGCACCGGGCTGGACCCCGTGCTGGTCCGCGGACTCTTCATCCTGGTCGCACTGTTCGGCGGCTTCGGCGTCCTCCTCTACGGCCTTGCCTGGGCCCTGCTTCCGGAGGCCGACGGACGCATCCACGCCGAGGAGGCCGGCCGCGGCCACTGGACGGCGGGCATGACGGGCGCGCTGATTGCGACGATCCTGGGCCTGTTCGACCGCCCGTTCGGCTTCTTCCGCGACGGCGACTGGGAATTCAGCGCCTACCTGTGGGCCGTGGTGTGGCTCGGCGCGCTCGGCTATTTCATCTACTGGCTGGCCACGCGCAACCGGAACAGCCCTCAGGCGGCAGGGAGCACGGGCTATCCGTCTGCCGGATATCCCGGGACGGCCGCGCCGACCGGGCCTACCAGCAGTCTCGGCCCGGTACCGGGCAGCCCCGCCGGTTCGGCCAGCAGCCTCGGCTCGGACCCGGCCCCGGCGCCGCGGCCCCTCCGGGGTGAGTATGGCCCTCACGCTCGGAACCGCGATGGTGGCTGCCGGCGTCGTACTTGCCCTGCCGCTGGTGCTGGGCACCGATGCGGGCGTGGCCATCCTCCCGGTGGCCGTGGCGGCCGCACTGCTGTGCATCGGGGCCGGCATCGTGGTCCTCGGGGCGCGGGGCCGCACCTCGGGCATCCTCGGTTTCCTCGCCGCAGTCGGCATCGTCCTGTCCCTCGTGACCACGGCCGGCGTGCAGTGGACCACGGCGAACTACTCCATCGGCACCCAGACCACCTGGACCAGCGAATCCGGCGCCGCGCCAAGCGAGGGCTACAGCATCGTGGCGAGCCAGGGCAGGGTCGACCTGAGCGACCTCGGCGCCGGCAGTTTCGGCGGGCCCACGGTGGTGCCGGTCAACACGGTGGCGTCCAACGTCGAGATCGTCCTGCCGGCCACCAAACAGGTGGAGGTCCAGTCCTCGCTGGCCATGGGCAACATTGAATACCCGGGGGCGGCCGGTACCCAGCGCCGGTCGGGATTGTGGCAGCCGGCAACGTTCACCATCAACGACGACGGCTCCTCGCCCGACGTCATCTTGCAGATCAGGGGCGCAGCCAGCAATGTGGAGATTGTCGAAGCGCCGGAAAGGGGTAGCTCGTCATGAGTTCGCAAACCACTAACGACGGCGGGATCATCACCGGCCCGAGCACCGGCACCATTGTGTGGGGCCTGGTCGCGGTGGCGGTCAGCCTGCTGGTGCTGCTCAGCGTCATCTTTGGCCTCAGCTTCGATTTCGGCCAGGTGCTGATCGTGCTGCTGATCGGCTCCGGCCTGGCCCTCGTGGCCGGCGGCATCTGGGGCGTGCTGCGCACCCGGGACAAGGCCGCCGACCCTTACCGTTCCTCCGACCGGGACACGCCGTAACGCCAGCCGGCGGCGGTCCGACCCCACATCCCAGCCCTCGAGACGAAAGAACCTGCTTCCATGGACTCCTTCTACCGCTTCCTCCGAGCCATCCCGCTGCGCCGCGGCCCCAACCGCTGGCTGGGCGGAGTCTGCGGGGGCATCGCCGCCAAGTTCGGCTGGGACCCGACCCTGGTCCGGATCGCGACGCTCCTGCTCTTCCTGGTGCCGGGAATCGGCGTCGCCGGCTACCTGGTGGTGTGGCTGCTCCTGCCCAACTACGACGACAGCATTGCGCTGGAGCGGCTGCTGGCCAACAAGAGGCTGGGCCGCTGAGCAGCACAGCACCGACCCTCCAGGGACCCCCGCAGAATCCTGCGGGGGTCCCGCTCTTTCCCGCCAGGGATGTGATCGGCCTCAGGGTCTGTCTAGAATCGACTGGGGCCCGACGGCGCGCTCCGGACTTACGAGCAGGCGCGAAGAAGGTGGGTTCGAAGTGAAGATCGGCATCATGACCAGCGGCGGCGATTGCCCCGGCCTGAACGCGGTGATCCGCGGTGCCGTGCTCAAGGGCATCAAGACCTACGACCACGAATTCGTCGGCTTCCTCGACGGGTGGCGCGGCGTGGTGGACGGCGAATGCATCGACCTGCCGCGGCACAAGGTCCGCGGCATCTCCAAGCAGGGCGGCACCATCCTCGGCACCTCGCGCACCAACCCGTATGACGGACCGAACGGCGGCCCGGAGAACATCGCCGCGACGCTCGAACGGCTGGGCGTGGACGCCGTGATCGCGATCGGCGGCGAAGGCACCCTCGCCGGCGCCAGGGAGCTGACGAACGCAGGCCTGAACATTGTCGGCGTCCCCAAGACGATCGACAACGACCTCGATGCCACGGACTATTCCTTCGGTTTCGATACAGCCGTCCAGATCGCGACGGAGGCGATCGATCGCCTGCGCACGACGGGCGAGGCCCACCACCGCTGCATGATCGCCGAGGTGATGGGCCGGCATGTCGGCTGGATCGCCCTGCATGCCGGCATGGCGGCCGGCGCCCACGCCATCCTGATCCCGGAACAGAAGGTCTCCATGGAGCAGGTGGCCGCCTGGGTGATGGAGGCCTACGAGCGCGGCCGCGCACCGCTGGTGGTCGTGGCCGAGGGTTGGGTCCCGGAAGACGAGGACAAACCGTGGGCCGAACGCGGTGTGGACGCTTTCGGCCGGCCGCGGCTGGGCGGCATCGGCGAGCACCTGGCCCCGGAGCTGGAGCGGATGACCGGGCTGGAAACCCGCGCCACCACGCTCGGCCACATCCAGCGCGGCGGCGTGCCTTCCGCGTACGACAGGGTCCTCGCGACGAGGCTGGGCATGGCCGCCGTCGATTCCGTGTCGGACAAGCGCTGGGGCACCATGGTGGCGCTGCGCGGAACCGAAGTCCTCAACGTCGGTTTCCAGGAAGCTGTGGGGAATCTGAAATTTGTTCCGCAGCATCGCTACGACGAGGCGGCTGTCCTCTTCGGC is a genomic window of Arthrobacter sp. Marseille-P9274 containing:
- a CDS encoding ATP-dependent 6-phosphofructokinase, which produces MKIGIMTSGGDCPGLNAVIRGAVLKGIKTYDHEFVGFLDGWRGVVDGECIDLPRHKVRGISKQGGTILGTSRTNPYDGPNGGPENIAATLERLGVDAVIAIGGEGTLAGARELTNAGLNIVGVPKTIDNDLDATDYSFGFDTAVQIATEAIDRLRTTGEAHHRCMIAEVMGRHVGWIALHAGMAAGAHAILIPEQKVSMEQVAAWVMEAYERGRAPLVVVAEGWVPEDEDKPWAERGVDAFGRPRLGGIGEHLAPELERMTGLETRATTLGHIQRGGVPSAYDRVLATRLGMAAVDSVSDKRWGTMVALRGTEVLNVGFQEAVGNLKFVPQHRYDEAAVLFG
- a CDS encoding PspC domain-containing protein, with amino-acid sequence MDSFYRFLRAIPLRRGPNRWLGGVCGGIAAKFGWDPTLVRIATLLLFLVPGIGVAGYLVVWLLLPNYDDSIALERLLANKRLGR